The Cervus canadensis isolate Bull #8, Minnesota chromosome 13, ASM1932006v1, whole genome shotgun sequence genomic interval ATATTATTCATAAAAGATAGAAATTGCCTAGTAAGGCTTATAATGACTATAAATAACTCTCATACAAATTCTGAAATCTGGAATAAGGGCAGCCCTGGGAGGGTTGggagagctgtgaaaagaagaatcTGTGAGAGAGGGAAAGCATGTCTAGCAGAACCTCTACTAATTGGCCCTCAAGGATTGCTACCTCCTGGAGGGAGTAGGCTTAAACCTCTCTTGGTAGCCCATTATGAATACACTGTGACCACAAACTAGACCTAGTAAATGGCATGATAAAGGAGACAGATTTACTGCAAAATCTCTGAGCCCTCCCCTTTTGGAGGACGTGGAGCAGTGATCAATCAGGCCAGTGATGGAATTtcatgtctcaggaggcaggagcGAAGGTAGAGAGCCCTGATCTTCAGGGGACCAGGGATTTCATTATTAGAGACCACATAGTGATTTGAGTGGCaatccctcgtagctcagtcagtggAGTTTGCCTGCAAGGCAGCAGaaccgggttcagttcctgggtcaggaagatcccctggagaaggaaatagcaacccattccagtattcttgcctggagaatcccatggagagaggagcctagcgggctacagcccatggggtcgcaagagttggacacgactgagccactaagcatgCAGCAGACACACAAGTAGCAGTAAGACCAAGGGACTCAGGGATACTTAACTGATGCCTCGTCAAATACGCTTCACCTTTCCTGCCACCACTCTATCTGCCGCTCTGCTCCCTCACCCTGACTCCCAGGTTGGGAGAGATAAGGTCAGGAAATAACCCCAGTGCGGGCCTGGCCTCTCAATCCCTCTGGCTCTGCAGTAGCATTCTCCTCCATCAGTGACATTCAGCACCCTCTGCAATGGCCGTCCTAGACTTGGTCATTACCCAGAACCTTTTTATtcacctaaagaaaaaaaaaaaatcagataatgcCATTCTGTGACCACAGTCTTCCATCTTTCCAATTTGTTCATTCTGAATAGTCTCCTGCTCTTGAGACCTTTTTCTCCCAACATCAACCCCTCTTCAGACTGAGAGTCAGTGGCACACACTTAAATCTTTTATTGCTATCTTAAACTTTGCCACTTTGTCCTTTCATCACTTCTATCCAATGAAATCCAAACCTTCAATGAATCAGGGCTCAGCTGTTCATGCCAACAGAGCTCTGGGAAAAACCAAAAGCATAAAATTAAGCAGACTAGTACTGCTATAAATTTATGACCCCAATTTCACCTGGGCCCTCAACTCTAACCCCCTGATAATTCTCTATTCAATAAGGCTGGttttatatttatactttctACAACATTTTTAATCCTTCTTTACCTTGCTTGACATTCAGACTTCCCTACTTCCTCCCTCTTTGAGAAGGTGTGCTTACTTCTTGAGTGGGAAAACACAAGCGATAATAAAGGATGCCTCATTCAAGCAGCAGCCCCCAcccattctttccttctcccccGCATAAAATGGAGATGTCCATTCTCCTATCTGAGGTCATTTTCTCCAGCTGAGTTCTGCACCTTTTCCTTGTGGCTTTACCAAGAAACTCGGGCTACTCTTCCATGCCACCTTTGTCTGTCACAGCAACTTATCCCTTAACCTGATGTTCTGCTTCAGTTACCGCCTTCTGTCTTTGCCTTCTTTAGCAACTGAATGTAACTTTTGCTGGTCTtcaaaattatacttttattactattactaagtataaaattatgattattatttatagtatatataaatatgctcacattacataaatacaaaatgtcaaataaatgCTTTCTCTTCCTAACCATCTCCCAAATATAAACCCCAGAGATAATCACTATAagattgtgtatatatgtttgttatatatatagatgtataagaatttcttatataaatggaattgtatgATACATGCTGTCCTGAAGcttgctcttttcattttttacattttagataTCTTTCCAAATTAGTGCCTACAAGTacacctcattctttttaatgtgtgtgttagttgctcagtcttgtctgactctttgtgaccccatggactgtagcccactagtctcctctgtcctggggttttccaggcaaagatactagagtgggttgccattccctcttccaggggaacttcccaacccatggatcatacccaggtctcctagattgcaggcagactctttactgtctgaaccagcaAAGCTGCATTTAATTTTCATGGTTTTTAAACATTCTCTGCTCTATTCCTCAGttcctagaacagtgtctggcaaaTAGCAGGCACTCTATGAATATGaatatggacttccctgctggctcagatggtgaagaatctgcctccaatgtgggagacccaggtttgatccctgggtcaggaagatcccctggagaagaaaatggcaacccagtccagtactcttgcccagaaattcccatggatggaggatcctggtagactacagtccatggggtcacaaagagcacaTGGGGTCACACGACTGAacgagttcactttcactttttactttatgaatatttaatgaataagTGAGTGAGTAAACTACACTGTTTATGAGTGAGTATACTACATTTGAAAGCAGTACTTTATTGATTTCTATTTGGGCTATCTTCAGTTTACTGCTTTTACAGCTAAACTTAGCCTGAACAGCAGCTCATGCCCTTCCTGTTGCATCTTCTGGTCCACATATCTTCCTGGCTCCCCTCGTCTGTGTATCTCCATCTACTTTTGCAAAAATAGTTTCTGTTTCATGTGTGACCAGCAAAGAAATTGCTTTTGATTGGCATGCACAAGAAACCCAGCAAGAATGAGCATATGTGATGTATAGGATTTGCTGGAAATTTCTCTAGTCCTACTAAGGTGTGGCTCACCAATGATTCTGATTCTTCTTCTTTCAGACACAGAGTGCGgtagttctttgttctcttttaagGGTCCCTTAAAGTGACTTGCTTCTGCCCACTGCAGTCTTAAGGAGCCAGCACAACTGTTTTGTTCCTTCCCTTGACAGCAAAGTCTTCCTTCGTGTGGGTCCCAGAACAGAGCTGCCCCTGCCAACCCAGTGTGGGTATGCAGTCATAGCAAGAAATAAATCTTATAAAACCCTTGAAATTTAGGGATTGTTTGCTATGGAAACCAACCCAGCTCCTCCcaacttccctgtggtccagggaAGGCCCACATCAAGTTCTTGCAGCTGCTTCTTTTTTATAAAGAACTTTTTCAATTGAATAgtaattaacatataatattttatatgtgtaaaatatttcacatgtgtaacatagtgatttaatattttacacATGATGAATCAGTAAGACCAATTACATCCATCATCATAACACTTAATATTAATGACCACATTCCCTATATATCTATCTCATCCCCATGACATTTATCTTACAgatggaagtttgtaccttttaattccCTTCAACTATTTCATCCATCCCCCAACACCCTCCTCTCTGGCAACAAACTTATTTGTTCTCTGcattttgagtctgtttctgttttatttgtttatttgtcttgttatttagattctacatataaatgaaatcatatggtatttgttttcctctgtctgacttatttcacttagcataacaccctGCAGATCCATTCAGATTGCTgcaatggcaaaatttcattctttttattctctatGTATGCATATCATGTCTTCTCTGTCCATTCATCTAtggatgaacacttaggttgattctatatcttggctattgtaaataatgcttcaatttgaacattgggatgcatataACTTTTTCTGGttaatctgtttttaattttatttggacaaatacccagaagtaaaattgctgaatcatatggtcattctatttttaaattttcaaggaaCTTTCACACTGTTTCTCATGACTGcattaatttacattccaaccaacagtgtacaagtgttcccttttctccacatctttgccaatgcTTCTTTCTTGTCTTCCTAAAATAGCCCTtctacatacagatggctaataaacacatgaaaagatgttcaatatcactcattatcagggaaatgcaaatcaaaaccacaatgagataccatctcaggctggtcagaatggctgctatccacaagtctacaaacaataaatgcttgagagtgtgcggagaaaaaggaaccctcttaaactgttggtgggaatgcaaactagtacagccactatggagaacagtatggagattccttaacaaactggaaatagaactgccatatgacccagcaatcccactcctgggcatacacactgaggaaaccagaattgaaagagacacgtgcaccccaatgttaatcgcagcactgtttataatagccaggacatggaagcaacctagatgtccatcagcagacaaatggataagaaagctgtggtacatatacaccatggactattactcagctattaaaaagaatgcatttgaatcagttctaatgaagtggatgaaactagagcctattatacagagtgaagtaagtcagaaagaaaaacaccaatacagtatatcaacacatatatatggaatttagaaagatagtaatgatgaccctatctgtgagacagcagaagagacatatatgtaaagaacagacttttggactctgtgggagaaggtgagggtgggatgatctgagagaatagcattgaaacatgtatattaccatatgtgaaacagatcgccagtccaggttcaatgcatgagacagggtgctcagggctggtgcactgggatgacccagagggatggggtggggagggaggtgggacaggGGTTCAgaatgggaacacatgtacacccatggctcattcatgtcaacgtatggcaaaaaccactataatattgtaaagtaattagcctccaattgaaataaataaattaatttaaaaaaataaaataaaaccacccTTCTGACAGATGTGTGTGAGgtggtagctcattgtggttttgatttgcatttccctgatcattagttatgttgagcatatttttatgttggtcatttatatgtcttctttggaaataatGTCTATTCAAGTTGTCTGTCTACTTCATCTTGTTTTATTGAAATTGAGTTTTATGaacagtttatatattttagatagcAACCCCTTATTAAATATGTCATTTGAAAATAtactttcaccttttcattttgttggtggttttctttgctataaaaagctttttagcttgatgtagtcccattttttcattttttattttgttttccttgcctaAGAAGACATATACAAAAAAGTATcgccaagactgatgtcaaagtGTTATTGCCTATgttttttctaggaattttatggctTTGGGTCTTACACTtcagtctttaatctattttgagcttattttggTACATAACATAAGAAAATTATATAGATTTATTCTTTAGCATGTAGCTCTTCAGTTGTCCAACactttattaaagagactgtcttttccccattgaatattcttgcctcctttgttgtagttAATTGATCATATGAACAtggttttatttctggattctattCTGTACCACTGATTCAtgggtctgtttttgtgccaaaatcatactattttgattactataatttTATAGTATAGTTCCAAGTCTGGAAGTAtgatatctccagttttattcttctttctcaagattgctttggctattctgggtcttttgtagTTCCATTCAAATTTTCAAATAACTTGCTCTAGTCctatattttgttaaggattgcATTGAGTTTGTAGATTGTTTTgaatagtatggacattttaaggatattgattcttctaatccatgagcacAATACACCTTTCCATTAATTTGtgttgtctttcatttctttcctcaaagtcttatagttttaggtttttcatctccttggttaaatgTATCCCTAGGCTGCACAGTTTCTAAAGGTATCATGTTGGTTTCCTGATTCATTTCTTTCCCCAAGACTGGGCTGGGTACTCTGGGTCCCTTCTGATGACCTGTGCTTCAGATATATAACCTTTGTAAGTACAGTAAACATCCTCTCTGACTGACTTTTCCTGATAACAATTTTCTCTATCCATGGCTACCTTGCTCCAAAGAATTATTTGTTATTTGACAAATGTACTACATGATTCTCTCTCAGATAAATTGGAAGAAGACAAAATATAACTATTGTTTTGAGATACATCCCTATCGCCCCCAACACCCTCACCCCGAACAGCTGTTCTTCCAGAGCATTGCCTGTAGTGCCTCTGTAAGCCTTCTGTTTTCTGCTTCCTTGCTTGGCCTGATTCATTAGGACCATGGAGAAATCTGGACTGTTACGCATGGCTCACTCACAGTCACTCACACATTTATCTCACACCATTACAGAGAACGGCTCTTGGTATCAGATGGTCTATAGCAACATTAGGAGAACAAGCCTCTGTTACACTTCCTTTCCATCTGCACTCAACTCAGGTCAGGGTTTACTCTCATGTGTTGGAAAGACTGTTTTGGGTGAACACCTCAGTCTCTTCCTCCAAAGTTTCTGTCATTTTGCATTTACCACAAAAGCCAGACCAATGTCCGCctcaacaaaacaacaataaaggaATAATCTCATGTTTCAAATTCTAGATCAGTCCATTGTAAGCTGAATCTGTCCCATGTATAATAAGCCCTGCCTGCAAGATGCCTGGTGTGGATAACTTGACATGACTGCCAATAACTTTAATCCTTTTTGTGGCATAGTTTTACAAACTGCAAGCAAATTAAAAAAGCTTTTTGACTGGCTTTTGCTTCAAAACAGTCCCAAAATGTAGTTACCTAAAGCAACTACTTATAAGCAAGGATCCTTCTGGGAAGTCTTTCTGATATGGTTCAAGCTCAGCTGGTCTCGGTTAGCCCAGCTGAGGTGCTTGTAGTCAGTTGGTGAGTTGGTTGGAGACTGGCTAGTTCCCATGGCCTCACATATCTGCTATCAGCTGAGACAAAGAAGGGGCATATATCTTTCATCAGCCAGCAAGACAGCCTGGACTTATTCACACGGTGGTGGATATAGGATTTCAAGAGCAGCAACAAGGGGAACCCTAATGCACAAAGTGACCTGCAAGGTTCTGTTTATatcacatttgttattttctgtcctATTGGCCAAAGCAAATGACAAAGTAGCCCAAACTCAAAGGATGAAGAAAGCATCTACCTCAAACCGAAGGGATTCTTACAGACGTAGATACAAGGACAGGAAGTATCTGTGGCCAATTTTTGCCATTTACCATAAAAGGGCAGTCTCCAACCCAGGCCTCATATCTTCCTTTTCAATGCCTCAGGCTTCCTCaggctttcttcctttctgtccaTGCAGTGTACTCATTCCACTCCCACGGGACCCTTCAGAAGCCTGAGATATGTCCTGTATCATTTCTAGTTCCCCAAATCTGCACTAGTGTCTATAGCACAAAGCGCCATTCTGTATGGCTTGGGATAAAAGACTTTCACTTTTGTAAAAAACCATATAAATCGTTTCCAAATCAAGAACTCAATAGTTAAAGTTTTAGTAGCATACCATTACTATGTGAATTTTCAAGAGCTGCAGTAATTAGCATATTGAgttcttttcatttcaattacTCCTTAACTTCAAGTACTAGTATTTCTGTAATATTGCATAATTTACCCACAGAGAAACATCCTCATGTCTTGTACCTGGTGCTTCATTCTCTGCACTTTTCTTCTTTACAGCTTCCAGATTGCAAGGTACACTAATACTTGTTAACATACACATTGTGAAAAATCTGGAATGGCATTGTATAATATAGTTAATAGCCACATGTAATTATTGAGTATTTCAAATACGGCTAGTTCAAATTTCGATGTGCTgtaatttaaatatatctataCTTAAAtgcagtatatatatacactgcatttacatactatatatatatactatatatatatactgtagtATGAAGAAAAGAATGTTAAATATAATGCTAATAATTTTCACATAGAGTACATATCAAAATGACTCTATTTTGAAAatttgggttaaataaaatatattattgaaactaatttcaaatgtttatttttactttttaaatgtagctactgaaatttatatattttggctCTCAAAATTTATCCTAGaaatttaccaaaaaataaaagataagggGTTATATTAATATCAACCAAATTATGTTTGAATGTATTTGAGAACAAAGAACATTATGAAAGATAAAGAAGTTTATTACATAATGAAAAAGGGTCAGTTATCAAGAAGATACAAATTCTAAACATTAATGCCCCTAATAATAGtacttcaaaatatatgaagcaaaaactaaaagctgCAGGAAATAACAGACAAACCTACAAAGAGAATTTTGATAGCCCTTCTTCCAATCATTGATAGAACAAATAGACTGAAAGTCAGccaggacagagaagactggagcCATCTAACTGACATTTATAGGGAGTGCCACTCAGCAGCAAAACACACAGTCTTTACAAGAATACATGGAATATTGAGCAAGTGCCACATTCTAAGCCATAAAACATTTATCAATAAAATTGGTATATCCAAGGCAGACTGGTCAGGAAGCAAAAAGAGAGAAGATATGAGTTATCAGCATCAGGAATAAGCATCACTATAGATCCTACAGCCAATCAAAGAATAAGAAGGTCACAACTGTAGAAGTTAGTAGGgtaaaaaatactgtattttgtgTGAGTGTGGCGAGAACTCTCCTGCACAGCGAAGTATATTGACACTGCAGCTTCTTTCCTGAGCATGTATCCAAGAGAAAGCCTCAAGCAATTTCCTCTTTGCGTCTTTCTTGCTCCAGTTTTTCAATCTCCAGAGACAATTTACGTAACTCCAGGGCCAGCTTCGCCTCCCAGGTATTCGGGAGACACTTTAGGAGTTTTTGGCCTTTCAAGACTGCCTCACAAACTTCATCACCTACctgaaagaggaaacaaaaagagTGATTTCAGAAAGTTTCCTCATCCTTGTGAAGGGTGCGCTTCCTCAGGAAGTCTCAAGGCATGAGGAAGACTGGAAGATGCAGAACAACCCCAGGACTGATGATGGGTAGGAAACTCCAGAAAAATACTCTGGATCCTAGAAAAATATTTCCCTGAGACCTCAGTCTGTATCTGTTCTTAAATAACAATCAGCATCAGTGTCAAGCATAGAGGAAGTATAAGCAGGAGGGAAATCCCCCAAAACCACCCAAAAACACAACTAGCATGTCAGTCCTACTGACCAACCGGAAATGGAGCAAAACCACACAATTTATTGGAGGAAATACGAGACGCTAGGTATCTGGTCAATAAGACTCTTCTGTTCACACACAATAGACCCCTTATAAATTCACCCCCCGCAACTGAGATAGCCCTTTAGgatatattatttgtttttctattttatgaaccatcccattttcctttaatttattttgagatgTCATATGACATAAAATTCATTGGGTGTTACTCACCTTCTCACACTTGGGCACATCCGGACTCCAAAATTTGTTCTCTGAGCAAAAGATGTTCTGGGAACCAACCATCCTATAGCCAGGGTCACACCTGACAGTGACAGTTTCAGGGGTGACATACTGATCCTTCTCCACAGACAGCTTTCCATTGGATATTTCTGGTTTTTGGCATAGAGCTGTAATCAAGACACATTTTCTTAGCATTGTGAGTATCTCAAATACAACACATTTTAACACtaataatatcatttaaaaaggataaaaacatCGCTGAATTCTACCTTTCCTTTCTACGCTACAGATAGACTATTACTACTACTTCTACCAATACTGGCAAGGATTTATGGAGCTCTGGCTGGAATCACCTATGTGCAAACACAATATATACATCATTTAATGTAAGCTTTCAGCAACTCTGTGAGGGAGGCCCTATGGTTATCTCATCTTAGAGATGAggcaactgagacccagggaaATTAAATGCCTTGCCCCACGTCACATAATTGCAGCGGCAGAGCAAGAGTGAGAACCTAGGGGTTATTTTGAGCTGTTCACTTCTGCCCTATGGCACCTCTcttcttgcctcagtttcctcttgtgtaaaataaaaatagcaccaGTAACTCAGCTCCTGGATTTATTATGAGTGAGATTATTTAAATAACCTTTAGGAACATTTTCCTTATTCTGCCATAATATCCACTTTCCCAATAAGGAGGTCAACCCTATCAGTCAACTCTCCCATGAAAGGTTCTGGCTTCTACAAGAATTTGAGGGTGCCATTTCTTGAATATGTGGGAATTAAACCACAGTGGACCTCACTCAGGCTCAAGCACATGCTCGTGACAACTCTACCTCTGGCTGGGACGCTTTCTTTCAGAGTCACTTCTGAATTACTCCACAGTAGCTCTATCTCTTAGTGCTATTCTTCCCCCGG includes:
- the LOC122452583 gene encoding apolipoprotein R-like, translated to MKPVSGRKSPVLYLFGILTVLLCLDGLQGCSSPPEIKHGRFTYIEKGILRTDVVEYECQEGYTLVGEARISCSFLNWSPMAPECKALCQKPEISNGKLSVEKDQYVTPETVTVRCDPGYRMVGSQNIFCSENKFWSPDVPKCEKVGDEVCEAVLKGQKLLKCLPNTWEAKLALELRKLSLEIEKLEQERRKEEIA